In a genomic window of Melitaea cinxia chromosome 25, ilMelCinx1.1, whole genome shotgun sequence:
- the LOC123665978 gene encoding phosphatidylserine decarboxylase proenzyme, mitochondrial, whose protein sequence is MFPPTRIRSCLPVINPMFRRLKPHKPFRPSTIQNQTKSLNTSVNTQLQKTKWMNFRAIFTRWVPLGSVMYVSWCYIRASVNYEVSKVEIKFYEMFPFRITSRLWGKLAACELPTSIRSFVYGTYVKIFNVNLNDAEVKDLTYYKSLSEFFTRPLRQGARYISPAPCVSPCDGVVLNCGPADTDKIEQVKGVTYSLEEFLGENKWSTKKENNYYNSLLKNKSNILHQCIIYLAPGDYHRFHSPCDWTSSFRRHFSGKLLSVNPWMARLIPGLFTMNERAVYVGEWKHGFFSMTAVGATNVGSIEIYSDPELRTNTKGKRNRIEEFANTVTYKKGELFGQFNMGSTIILLFEAPADFKFELNAGERVLVGQALTVTAKEQAR, encoded by the coding sequence ATGTTCCCGCCTACGCGCATTCGGAGCTGCCTTCCAGTCATAAATCCAATGTTTCGACGACTAAAACCGCACAAGCCTTTCAGACCGTCGACCATACAAAATCAAACAAAGAGTCTTAACACCAGCGTCAATACACAGCTCCAGAAGACGAAATGGATGAATTTTCGCGCGATTTTCACGAGATGGGTGCCTCTTGGAAGTGTTATGTATGTGAGTTGGTGTTATATACGTGCGAGTGTGAACTATGAAGTTTCAAAAGTGGAAATCAAGTTTTACGAAATGTTTCCGTTCCGAATTACTAGTCGATTGTGGGGTAAACTTGCGGCCTGCGAACTCCCTACGTCAATACGAAGTTTCGTCTACGGTACGTAcgttaaaatattcaatgttaatCTAAACGACGCGGAAGTGAAAGATTTAACATACTATAAAAGTTTATCGGAGTTTTTCACGAGACCTTTGCGTCAGGGTGCCCGGTACATATCCCCGGCGCCTTGCGTGTCCCCTTGCGATGGCGTTGTCCTAAACTGCGGTCCAGCGGATACTGATAAAATAGAACAAGTGAAAGGAGTAACCTACAGCCTCGAAGAGTTTCTTGGTGAAAACAAATGGTCGACGAAAAAGGAAAATAACTATTACAACTCGTTATTGAAGAATAAAAGCAATATATTACACcagtgtataatttatttagcgCCCGGTGACTATCATAGATTCCACTCGCCTTGCGACTGGACGTCCAGCTTCCGAAGGCACTTTTCTGGTAAACTATTGTCCGTTAATCCTTGGATGGCTCGTTTGATACCAGGACTGTTTACGATGAATGAGAGGGCCGTGTATGTTGGAGAATGGAAGCACGGCTTCTTCAGCATGACAGCGGTTGGAGCAACTAATGTAGGTTCAATCGAAATTTACAGCGACCCAGAGTTAAGAACGAATACGAAAGGTAAACGAAATCGAATCGAAGAATTCGCAAACACAGTCACATACAAAAAGGGTGAATTGTTCGGTCAGTTTAATATGGGAAGTACGATCATTTTGCTATTTGAAGCACCCGCAGATTTCAAATTTGAACTAAACGCGGGTGAACGAGTGTTAGTGGGTCAAGCATTAACTGTGACGGCAAAGGAGCAAGCCAGATGA
- the LOC123665854 gene encoding zinc finger protein 569-like: MLKEAMNSMYESCGGDITNSNEMENSQSKLFEAEYVDYDDDPSAELFRGFEKVPIVLCQRIDITPYLKRISSSTPDVNINTTCENSKMVNKLLRKCSVVLLRDDLDKLKEMSVLPPNSVSCFKCKICNKTYSNEKKLQNHQENKHIVYKKHDKIPKRVSFSDHVVVHEVKEYHSCRKCPKIFEDYETLKIHMKRKHKKRKCYICCYCAKGFADRTLMKVHIKLHCDSCGLLLASKKKYSEHRRYVCRIIKKYECRTCSLSFFNYMDLKDHSYDHLGTFFICDICKDQFASKCEVAHHIKFLHTKKQTDELYSKQILGIDNVYKCNFCQESSDDVDIIEKHVSTLPDLQNIAMTGYDDYYFCDQCLKKFSTETDMLQHKWTHFLNTSDNSKLKQNIVKTSYQVGEELPALLQPKLVLEKLELPEEPNKRLKALLEKDSLKGHCQDVPIETHLIDSNRLNLIEIPKKPVIDPLTKKTLISKHQCEKCFKYFSSRYCLNRHLQCVHGVVKETGKPSGNNLQCNVCEEFFVWPSLLQNHKCIRINRPEMPFDDARPEVHFDNYIEGNENALNSMDTADDDYTNGLDFEIAAPIVQLTEYEDLNIVVNGGDGQLNIINNKACPLSNEKTINNLGYRLVMQEVPIEF, from the exons ATGTTGAAGGAGGCGATG AATTCAATGTACGAAAGTTGCGGTGGCGATATTACTAATTCTAATGAAATGGAAAATAGTCAATCGAAGCTTTTCGAAGCGGAATATGTGGACTACGATGACGACCCGTCCGCGGAGTTATTTCGCGGCTTCGAAAAAGTTCCGATAGTTTTGTGTCAGCGTATAGATATAACGCCGTATTTGAAAAGGATATCCTCCTCAACACCTGATGTTAACATAAATACGACCTGTGAAAATTCTAAAATGGTAAATAAGTTGCTACGAAAATGCTCAGTTGTATTGTTACGTGATGATTTAGACAAGCTCAAAGAAATGAGTGTTTTGCCACCAAACAGCGTATCGTGTTTCAAGTGTAAAATATGCAATAAGACTTATTCGAACGAGAAAAAACTGCAAAATCATCAAGAAAACAAGCACATCGTATACAAGAAACACGACAAAATACCAAAACGAGTTTCTTTTTCCGATCATGTTGTCGTTCACGAAGTTAAAGAGTACCACAGTTGTAGAAAATGTCCGAAAATCTTCGAAGACTACGAAACACTCAAAATCCACATGAAACGGAAGCATAAAAAGCGAAAATGCTACATATGCTGCTACTGTGCGAAAGGTTTCGCTGATAGAACCTTGATgaaagtacatataaaactacaCTGTGATTCCTGCGGCTTACTGCTGGCCAGCAAGAAGAAATATTCAGAACATAGACGTTATGTATgcagaattattaaaaaatatgaatgcaGGACATGCAGCTTGTCTTTCTTTAACTACATGGACTTGAAAGATCATAGCTACGATCATCTTGGTACATTTTTCATATGCGACATATGTAAGGATCAGTTTGCTAGTAAATGTGAGGTGGCACACCATATAAAGTTTCTTCACACCAAGAAACAGACCGATGAATTGTATTCGAAACAAATATTAGGAATAGACAACGTATATAAATGCAATTTCTGTCAAGAGAGTTCGGATGATGTAGACATAATAGAAAAGCACGTGTCAACGCTACCAGATTTACAGAACATAGCAATGACTGGTTACGACGACTATTACTTCTGCGACCAgtgcttaaaaaaatttagcactgaAACAGATATGCTACAACACAAATGGACGCACTTTCTCAATACGTcagataattcaaaattaaaacaaaatatagtaaaaacgTCGTACCAAGTTGGTGAAGAACTACCGGCATTGTTACAACCGAAACTCGTATTAGAAAAACTTGAACTTCCCGAAGAACCCAACAAGCGATTGAAGGCGCTTCTTGAAAAAGATTCTCTTAAAGGTCATTGTCAAGATGTTCCCATTGAAACGCATCTTATTGATAGTAATCGTTTGAATTTGATTGAAATACCAAAAAAGCCAGTTATCGATCCGCTAACAAAAAAGACTCTTATATCAAAACATCAGTGTGAG aaatgctttaaatacttttcatcgagATACTGTTTGAATCGTCACCTGCAATGTGTACATGGTGTTGTCAAGGAAACGGGTAAACCTTCGGGTAATAACCTTCAATGCAACGTCTGTGAAGAATTTTTTGTATGGCCATCGTTGCTTCAAAATCACAAATGTATACGTATTAATAGACCGGAAATGCCATTTGACGATGCACGACCGGAAGTACACTTCGATAATTACATAGAAGGAAATGAAAATGCTCTAAACAGTATGGATACTGCTGATGATGATTACACGAACGGCTTGGACTTTGAAATAGCAGCACCAATCGTTCAGCTCACCGAGTATGAGGATTTGAACATTGTCGTCAACGGTGGTGATGGTCAAttgaacataattaataataaagccTGTCCGTTGAGTAATGAAAAGACTATTAATAATTTAGGCTATAGATTAGTTATGCAAGAAGTACCGATTGAATTTTAG